One Rhinolophus sinicus isolate RSC01 linkage group LG06, ASM3656204v1, whole genome shotgun sequence DNA window includes the following coding sequences:
- the LOC141572164 gene encoding tubulin beta-2B chain-like has product MREIVHIQAGQCGNQIGAKFWEVISDEHGIDPTGSYHGDSDLQLERINVYYNEAAGNKYVPRAILVDLEPGTMDSVRSGPFGQIFRPDNFVFGQSGAGNNWAKGHYTEGAELVDSVLDVVRKESESCDCLQGFQLTHSLGGGTGSGMGTLLISKIREEYPDRIMNTFSVMPSPKVSDTVVEPYNATLSVHQLVENTDETYCIDNEALYDICFRTLKLTTPTYGDLNHLVSATMSGVTTCLRFPGQLNADLRKLAVNMVPFPRLHFFMPGFAPLTSRGSQQYRALTVPELTQQMFDSKNMMAACDPRHGRYLTVAAIFRGRMSMKEVDEQMLNVQNKNSSYFVEWIPNNVKTAVCDIPPRGLKMSATFIGNSTAIQELFKRISEQFTAMFRRKAFLHWYTGEGMDEMEFTEAESNMNDLVSEYQQYQDATADEQGEFEEEEGEDEA; this is encoded by the exons ATGCGCGAGATCGTGCACATCCAGGCGGGGCAATGCGGCAACCAGATCGGCGCCAAG ttttgGGAGGTCATCAGTGATGAGCATGGGATCGACCCCACTGGCAGTTACCATGGAGACAGTGATTTGCAGCTGGAGAGAATCAATGTGTACTACAATGAAGCTGCTG GAAACAAATACGTACCTCGGGCCATCCTTGTGGATCTGGAACCAGGCACGATGGACTCAGTCAGGTCTGGACCATTCGGCCAGATCTTCAGGCCCGACAACTTCGTGTTCG GCCAGAGCGGGGCGGGGAACAACTGGGCAAAGGGCCACTACACGGAGGGAGCTGAACTGGTAGACTCAGTCCTGGACGTGGTGAGGAAGGAGTCAGAGAGCTGTGACTGTCTGCAGGGCTTCCAGCTGACCCACTCGCTGGGGGGCGGCACGGGGTCAGGGATGGGCACGCTGCTCATCAGCAAGATCCGGGAAGAGTATCCCGACCGCATCATGAACACCTTCAGCGTGATGCCCTCGCCCAAGGTGTCCGACACGGTGGTGGAGCCCTACAACGCCACGCTCTCCGTCCACCAGCTGGTAGAAAACACAGATGAAACGTACTGCATTGACAACGAGGCGCTGTACGACATCTGCTTCCGCACCCTGAAACTGACCACCCCCACGTACGGAGACCTCAACCACCTGGTGTCGGCCACCATGAGCGGGGTCACCACCTGCCTGCGCTTCCCGGGCCAGCTGAACGCCGACCTGCGCAAGCTGGCCGTGAACATGGTGCCCTTCCCGCGCCTGCACTTCTTCATGCCCGGCTTCGCCCCGCTGACCAGCCGGGGCAGCCAGCAGTACCGCGCCCTGACGGTGCCCGAGCTCACCCAGCAGATGTTCGACTCCAAGAACATGATGGCCGCCTGCGACCCCCGCCACGGCCGCTACCTGACGGTGGCCGCCATCTTCCGGGGCCGCATGTCCATGAAGGAGGTGGACGAGCAGATGCTCAACGTGCAGAACAAGAACAGCAGCTACTTCGTGGAGTGGATCCCCAACAACGTGAAGACGGCCGTGTGCGACATCCCGCCGCGCGGCCTGAAGATGTCGGCCACCTTCATCGGCAACAGCACGGCCATCCAGGAGCTGTTCAAACGCATCTCGGAGCAGTTCACGGCCATGTTCCGGCGCAAGGCCTTCCTGCACTGGTACACGGGCGAGGGCATGGACGAGATGGAGTTCACCGAGGCCGAGAGCAACATGAACGACCTGGTGTCCGAGTACCAGCAGTACCAGGACGCCACTGCCGACGAACAGGGGGAGTTCGAGGAGGAGGAGGGCGAGGATGAGGCTTAA